The following proteins come from a genomic window of Acinetobacter sp. SAAs474:
- a CDS encoding lysophospholipid acyltransferase family protein — MYHLLKFFALLPLLFIQFLAKLVGWCLYTFKSSAKTTTSNNLKIAYPTLNTTQHEALVKLNLQHQCMTYAESIKVWGASTDFALQQIKQVHHAEIFFNALKNPHGTLAIVPHFGNWELMNAWVNQYTCPVIMYKPSKNKDLNRFMLEARQRLNATLVPTDDTGVRALFKHLKSGGFSAILPDHVPKASGGIYSPFYGKQVLSPILLSKLAAKTQCSVIGMYCLRNPDLKGFDLYFTEIPEHISAKDLQLSVDTLNQTLEAMINTAPEQYLWGYKRFRKTLHD; from the coding sequence ATGTACCATTTACTCAAATTTTTTGCACTATTACCACTGCTCTTTATCCAGTTTTTAGCGAAACTGGTGGGCTGGTGTTTATATACATTTAAATCATCTGCGAAAACCACCACATCCAATAATCTAAAAATTGCCTATCCGACGCTAAATACCACGCAACATGAGGCTCTAGTCAAACTTAATTTACAGCATCAATGCATGACCTATGCAGAATCGATTAAAGTTTGGGGCGCATCCACTGATTTTGCATTACAACAAATTAAACAGGTGCACCATGCAGAGATTTTTTTTAATGCACTTAAAAATCCGCACGGCACTTTAGCGATTGTGCCACACTTTGGTAATTGGGAACTGATGAATGCTTGGGTTAATCAATATACTTGCCCTGTCATTATGTATAAACCCAGCAAAAATAAAGACCTGAATCGTTTTATGTTAGAAGCCAGACAACGCCTAAATGCAACACTGGTACCCACAGATGATACTGGTGTCAGGGCTTTATTTAAACATTTAAAATCTGGTGGTTTTTCTGCTATTTTACCCGATCATGTACCCAAAGCTTCCGGTGGTATTTATTCGCCTTTTTATGGCAAACAAGTTCTTTCCCCGATCTTATTATCAAAACTTGCAGCAAAAACGCAATGTTCCGTGATTGGAATGTATTGCTTAAGAAATCCAGATCTTAAAGGCTTTGATCTCTACTTTACCGAAATTCCTGAACATATCAGTGCTAAAGATCTACAACTTTCTGTAGATACGTTAAATCAAACATTAGAGGCCATGATCAACACGGCACCTGAACAATACTTATGGGGTTATAAACGTTTTAGAAAAACGCTGCATGATTAA
- a CDS encoding phosphate-starvation-inducible protein PsiE, with protein sequence MKNNTIERILDRFGNIAVESFHYITLFIIGCMVVWSAGHTVIEIFTVKKFASIDDILLLFIYLELGAMVGIYFKTNHMPVRFLIYIAITALTRLLIADIQHDHKADMGLVITTGSILILAFAILVVRFSSWTYPSVIRNKHTEKPLAEGKTPRPQDDELA encoded by the coding sequence ATGAAAAACAATACCATTGAAAGAATCCTTGATCGCTTTGGAAATATTGCAGTTGAAAGCTTTCATTACATTACGCTATTTATTATTGGCTGTATGGTTGTTTGGTCTGCTGGCCATACCGTAATTGAGATATTTACGGTTAAGAAATTTGCCAGTATTGATGACATCTTACTGCTTTTTATTTATCTTGAACTCGGTGCAATGGTTGGCATTTATTTTAAGACCAATCATATGCCAGTCAGATTCTTAATCTATATTGCAATTACTGCACTCACACGCCTGCTGATTGCAGATATTCAACATGATCATAAAGCCGATATGGGCCTTGTTATTACGACAGGATCCATTTTAATTTTAGCATTTGCAATTTTGGTGGTCCGTTTTTCTTCATGGACTTATCCATCTGTCATTCGAAATAAACATACTGAAAAACCATTAGCTGAGGGCAAAACACCACGTCCACAAGATGATGAATTGGCTTAG
- a CDS encoding phospholipase D-like domain-containing protein has product MRIFQKIHHKLNWSTRQYIMLVVAAILLTYLASAIYHTYKPLPQGLDYTGKLRHAQVQFLADQSYVDQQGKSQVDQQIFKQMLQLIDQAQSMIVLDMFLFNQNVGTSQQQQSKLTATLTQALIQKKRDYPHIEIKLITDPINSVYGGIAPEHYRQLRQNGIDVIETNLVPLRASNPTWSALWYMCCQGVGNNSDKGWLANPVGEGKVTLRSYFNLLNFKANHRKTMVVNTVDGWKTLVSSMNPHDGSSRHSNVALLVDGYTAVDVLQTERTVAQMSQGDISSLIIGEFATDQTLPQVQVLTEQAILKQVLSLISSAKAEDHIDLTMFYLSERQIIQALIAAKARGVKLRILLDPNKDAFGREKNGIPNRQVAMELHQAGVDVRWCNTQGEQCHGKMILKWNKQDAELILGSANFTARNLKNYNLETDLRVIGTVKAPVFVDAQRYFNTAWLNLNGRNISVDYAKYADESQFKYWVYRFMEWSGWSTF; this is encoded by the coding sequence ATGCGTATTTTTCAAAAAATTCACCACAAACTAAATTGGTCTACTCGTCAATATATCATGCTGGTTGTTGCAGCGATTTTGCTGACTTATTTGGCCTCTGCGATTTATCATACCTATAAACCATTACCACAAGGTTTGGACTATACAGGTAAATTACGTCATGCACAGGTACAGTTTTTGGCCGATCAAAGTTATGTTGATCAGCAGGGAAAATCTCAAGTCGATCAGCAAATTTTTAAACAAATGTTGCAACTGATTGATCAAGCCCAATCCATGATTGTGTTAGATATGTTTTTATTTAATCAAAATGTGGGTACTTCACAGCAGCAACAAAGCAAACTAACAGCAACATTAACTCAAGCTTTGATACAAAAAAAGCGTGATTATCCTCATATTGAAATTAAATTGATTACCGATCCAATTAATTCAGTTTATGGCGGTATTGCTCCTGAGCATTATCGTCAATTACGGCAAAATGGTATTGATGTCATCGAAACAAATTTAGTGCCATTAAGAGCATCTAATCCGACATGGTCTGCACTTTGGTATATGTGTTGTCAAGGCGTAGGAAATAATTCTGATAAAGGTTGGTTGGCAAATCCTGTCGGTGAAGGAAAAGTCACGCTAAGAAGCTATTTTAACTTACTGAATTTTAAAGCAAATCATAGAAAAACCATGGTGGTCAATACGGTTGACGGTTGGAAAACATTGGTTTCGTCAATGAATCCTCATGATGGGAGTTCTCGACACTCTAATGTGGCATTGTTGGTCGATGGTTATACTGCTGTTGATGTCTTGCAAACTGAGCGGACTGTCGCACAAATGTCACAAGGTGATATTTCCAGCTTGATTATCGGTGAATTTGCCACAGATCAAACGTTACCACAAGTTCAGGTCTTAACAGAACAAGCCATTTTAAAACAAGTTTTGTCGTTAATCAGCTCAGCGAAAGCTGAAGACCATATTGATTTAACGATGTTTTATTTATCAGAGCGTCAAATTATTCAAGCTTTAATCGCGGCAAAAGCACGTGGCGTGAAATTACGTATCTTATTAGATCCGAATAAAGATGCATTTGGACGAGAGAAAAATGGCATACCCAATCGTCAGGTTGCCATGGAATTACATCAAGCGGGAGTTGATGTCCGTTGGTGTAATACACAGGGTGAACAGTGTCATGGCAAAATGATTTTAAAATGGAATAAGCAAGATGCGGAACTGATTTTAGGATCGGCCAATTTTACTGCACGTAATTTAAAAAATTATAATTTAGAAACTGATTTACGTGTTATTGGTACAGTAAAGGCACCTGTATTTGTTGATGCACAGCGTTATTTTAATACGGCATGGCTTAATTTAAATGGACGTAATATCAGTGTTGATTATGCAAAATATGCAGATGAGTCGCAATTTAAATACTGGGTTTATCGATTTATGGAGTGGAGTGGTTGGTCGACTTTTTAA
- the aspS gene encoding aspartate--tRNA ligase — translation MMRTHYCGSLTEAQIDQTVTLCGWVHRRRDHGGVIFLDMRDRDGLVQVVIDPDTPEAFATADKARSEFVLKITGRVRRRYAGTENANMVSGQIEVLGKEIEVLAQSETPPFPLNDDNTNISEEVRLKYRFLDIRRPEMLDRLRFRSKVTNLIRNYFEEHGFLDVETPILTRATPEGARDYLVPSRVSNGSFYALPQSPQLFKQLLMVGGIDRYYQIAKCFRDEDLRADRQPEFTQIDVETSFMSDDDIMDFMEGMTVKMFDELLGVKFAKFQRMTYADAMRDYASDKPDLRIPLKLVDVADLMQDVEFKVFAGPAKDPKGRIVALRVPGAAALPRSAIDEYTKFVGIYGAKGLAYIKVNELEKGIEGLQSPIVKFIEPIVLDLLKRVGAENGDIVFFGADKAKVVNDAMGALRVKIGHDMKLATCEWAPLWVVDFPMFEETDDGKWTSVHHPFTLPKSSVEDVKNNPGAALSVAYDMVLNGTEIGGGSLRIYTLEMQKAIFEALGISEEEAEEKFSFLLNALRYGAPPHGGLAFGLDRLIMLMTGASSIRDVIAFPKTKTAECPLTQAPAPVEANQLRDLGIRLREKPKAEPQA, via the coding sequence ATGATGCGAACTCATTACTGTGGTTCTTTAACCGAAGCTCAAATTGACCAAACCGTAACATTATGCGGTTGGGTACATCGTCGTCGTGATCACGGTGGTGTTATTTTTTTAGATATGCGTGATCGTGATGGTCTAGTTCAAGTAGTCATTGATCCAGATACTCCTGAAGCCTTTGCTACTGCTGATAAGGCACGTTCAGAATTCGTACTAAAAATTACAGGCCGTGTACGTCGCCGTTATGCTGGTACTGAAAATGCCAATATGGTGAGTGGTCAAATTGAAGTTTTGGGTAAAGAAATTGAAGTTCTTGCTCAGTCAGAAACACCGCCATTCCCACTGAATGATGATAATACCAATATCTCAGAAGAAGTCCGTTTAAAATATCGTTTCTTGGACATTCGCCGTCCAGAAATGTTAGACCGTTTACGTTTCCGTTCAAAAGTAACTAACCTGATCCGTAATTACTTTGAAGAACATGGTTTTCTTGATGTAGAAACACCAATTTTAACTCGTGCAACACCTGAAGGTGCACGTGATTATTTGGTCCCAAGCCGTGTTTCTAATGGTAGTTTTTATGCTTTACCACAATCACCACAATTATTTAAACAGTTATTGATGGTTGGTGGTATTGATCGTTACTATCAAATTGCTAAATGCTTCCGTGATGAAGACTTACGTGCAGACCGTCAGCCAGAATTTACTCAAATCGATGTTGAAACATCATTTATGAGTGATGACGATATTATGGACTTTATGGAAGGCATGACCGTGAAGATGTTCGATGAACTTCTTGGGGTAAAATTTGCTAAATTCCAACGTATGACCTATGCTGATGCCATGCGTGATTATGCATCAGATAAGCCAGATCTTCGTATTCCGTTAAAATTAGTTGATGTTGCTGATTTAATGCAAGATGTAGAATTTAAAGTCTTTGCAGGACCAGCAAAAGATCCAAAAGGTCGTATTGTTGCGCTTCGCGTACCGGGTGCTGCTGCTTTACCACGTAGTGCAATTGATGAATATACTAAATTCGTCGGTATTTATGGTGCTAAAGGCTTGGCCTATATTAAAGTCAATGAACTTGAAAAAGGAATCGAAGGCCTGCAATCTCCAATCGTTAAATTTATTGAGCCAATTGTGCTTGATCTATTAAAACGTGTTGGTGCTGAAAATGGTGATATCGTCTTCTTTGGCGCGGACAAAGCGAAAGTCGTTAATGATGCAATGGGTGCACTTCGTGTCAAAATTGGTCATGATATGAAGTTAGCAACATGTGAATGGGCACCACTTTGGGTAGTTGACTTCCCAATGTTTGAAGAAACTGATGATGGCAAATGGACCTCTGTACACCATCCATTTACATTACCAAAATCTAGCGTTGAAGATGTTAAAAACAACCCAGGTGCAGCATTATCTGTAGCTTATGATATGGTATTAAATGGCACCGAAATTGGCGGTGGTTCATTACGTATCTATACGCTAGAAATGCAAAAAGCGATCTTTGAAGCACTGGGCATTTCTGAAGAAGAAGCGGAAGAGAAGTTTAGCTTCTTATTAAATGCACTACGCTATGGTGCACCTCCTCATGGCGGTCTCGCATTTGGTCTAGATCGCTTAATCATGTTAATGACAGGTGCATCTTCTATTCGTGATGTAATTGCATTCCCGAAAACAAAGACAGCAGAATGTCCATTAACACAAGCACCAGCACCTGTAGAGGCAAATCAATTACGTGATTTAGGCATCCGCTTACGTGAAAAACCAAAGGCAGAACCTCAAGCATAA
- the znuD gene encoding zinc piracy TonB-dependent receptor ZnuD: protein MYFNKNLITLTILSLSSSALWADTALDDTKKLATIQLQAHPLIQTPVDFAALDHVIDQSKLSQGASTIGEALGHELGISSNQFGAGSSRPVIRGQDGPRVKVLQHASEPADVSALSPDHAITVDPILAQQIEIIRGPSTLLYGAGTVGGLVNVTDQKIPTQMPAQGYEGKVALRYNSGSDEKLAAGGVTVGLGQQFALRLEGLKRHANDYITPNYQQQHDGHVDVERRVPDTFAKGETFSIGSAWIGERGFIGAAYTHRQDQYGLPGHSHEYESCHPHANTLYCGDHGHGHEHGHDDEETDSHEHDAGPWVNLKSKRYDVRAELTDPLQGWSKLRVHSSYTDYQHDEIDQNIIGTTFKSKAYDGRVELVHQPVAGWEGVIGTQYNQQKLDITGTERLLNPTQTRKWSVFALEHKRLNDFYFELGARADQQQIKIDSNQKDNNDHALSASAAVSWQLMPDYTLSLTGSHQQRLPLAQELYANGIHLATNTYERGNENLDVEKSNNLEIGWHYAGEQLDYHLNVYHNWYQNYIYAATTAQQGNFRLVDYTQDKAQFYGAEAQASYQLTDAYKLSVFGDMVRGKIDGQNAPRVPAGRLGTKVNVDFFDGWKAMAEYYHAFKQDRISAFEQDTPSYEMVNLGLSYQAKYGVNQDYRVYFNANNLLDQEVYQHASFLANIPQVGRNFTIGVEFGF from the coding sequence ATGTATTTCAACAAGAACCTCATTACCTTAACCATTTTATCATTGAGCTCTTCAGCATTATGGGCAGATACAGCACTGGACGATACGAAAAAACTCGCAACCATTCAGCTACAAGCTCATCCATTGATTCAAACGCCTGTAGATTTTGCAGCTTTAGATCATGTGATTGATCAATCTAAATTATCACAAGGTGCAAGTACAATTGGTGAGGCACTTGGTCACGAACTCGGTATATCCTCTAATCAGTTTGGAGCTGGATCAAGTCGTCCTGTTATCCGTGGTCAAGATGGGCCACGTGTGAAAGTCTTACAACATGCTTCTGAGCCTGCAGATGTTTCTGCACTATCGCCCGATCATGCCATTACCGTTGATCCTATCTTGGCACAGCAAATTGAAATTATTCGCGGACCTTCTACGTTACTATATGGTGCAGGGACTGTAGGTGGACTGGTGAATGTCACGGATCAGAAGATTCCAACACAAATGCCAGCACAAGGTTATGAAGGAAAAGTTGCTTTACGTTATAACAGTGGCAGTGATGAAAAATTGGCAGCAGGTGGTGTTACTGTAGGTTTAGGCCAACAGTTTGCTTTACGTCTTGAAGGTTTAAAGCGTCATGCCAATGACTATATTACGCCGAATTATCAGCAACAACATGATGGTCATGTTGATGTTGAACGTCGTGTACCTGACACCTTTGCTAAAGGTGAAACATTCAGTATTGGTAGTGCATGGATTGGTGAACGTGGCTTTATTGGTGCAGCTTATACCCATCGTCAAGACCAGTATGGCTTACCTGGACATAGTCATGAATATGAATCATGTCATCCTCACGCCAATACCCTATATTGTGGCGATCATGGACATGGCCATGAACATGGTCATGATGATGAAGAGACGGATAGCCATGAACATGATGCAGGTCCATGGGTCAATTTAAAATCTAAACGTTATGATGTACGTGCGGAGCTGACTGATCCATTACAGGGTTGGAGTAAGCTGCGTGTACATAGTAGTTATACAGATTACCAACATGATGAAATTGATCAAAATATCATTGGAACTACTTTTAAAAGTAAAGCATATGATGGGCGAGTTGAATTGGTACATCAACCCGTTGCAGGCTGGGAAGGCGTCATTGGTACTCAGTATAATCAACAAAAATTGGATATTACAGGGACTGAGCGTTTACTTAATCCCACACAGACCAGAAAATGGAGTGTGTTTGCTTTAGAGCATAAGCGACTCAATGATTTTTATTTTGAGCTAGGTGCACGTGCAGATCAACAACAGATTAAGATTGATTCTAATCAGAAAGATAATAATGATCATGCACTTTCAGCATCAGCAGCAGTGAGTTGGCAATTGATGCCAGACTATACCTTGTCATTGACAGGGTCACATCAACAACGCTTACCTTTGGCACAGGAGTTGTATGCCAATGGTATACATTTAGCCACCAATACCTATGAACGAGGTAATGAAAATCTTGATGTTGAAAAATCAAATAATTTAGAAATTGGTTGGCATTATGCTGGAGAACAGTTGGATTATCATCTTAATGTGTATCACAATTGGTATCAAAACTATATTTATGCCGCAACAACGGCACAGCAAGGTAATTTTCGTTTAGTTGATTATACGCAAGATAAAGCTCAATTTTATGGTGCAGAAGCACAAGCTTCGTATCAACTCACTGATGCTTATAAGCTGAGTGTTTTTGGTGATATGGTACGTGGCAAGATCGATGGACAAAATGCACCACGGGTACCTGCAGGACGTTTAGGGACCAAGGTTAATGTTGACTTTTTTGATGGCTGGAAGGCAATGGCCGAATACTATCATGCCTTTAAGCAAGATCGAATCAGTGCTTTTGAACAAGATACTCCTAGCTACGAGATGGTTAATTTAGGTTTGAGTTATCAGGCTAAATATGGTGTAAATCAAGATTATCGTGTCTATTTCAATGCGAATAATCTATTGGATCAAGAGGTTTATCAACATGCATCTTTCTTGGCCAATATTCCACAAGTTGGACGAAATTTTACGATAGGTGTTGAATTTGGTTTTTAA